The Coraliomargarita parva genome contains a region encoding:
- the rdgB gene encoding RdgB/HAM1 family non-canonical purine NTP pyrophosphatase, protein MRQIILATGNAHKAQEFQGLFAGTELEICAASVCGGMPDVEETGKTFVANAKLKAMALRELAPKDAWVLADDSGLSVDFLRGGPGVYSARYAGCDATDADNVEKLLWVMRGVPMAQRAARFRCALCLIDEVGELRVFEGHCEGHILEAPRGDAGFGYDPVFQPLGYSESFGELGEEVKSRLSHRAKAIEALQSWLPV, encoded by the coding sequence ATGCGACAGATTATACTCGCCACGGGGAATGCGCACAAGGCGCAGGAGTTTCAGGGCCTCTTCGCCGGTACGGAATTGGAAATCTGTGCGGCATCGGTCTGCGGTGGCATGCCGGACGTTGAGGAGACTGGAAAGACATTTGTCGCAAATGCGAAGCTCAAAGCCATGGCCTTACGCGAGCTTGCGCCGAAGGATGCCTGGGTGCTGGCCGATGATTCGGGACTGTCGGTGGACTTTCTGCGTGGTGGGCCCGGAGTCTATTCCGCACGCTACGCGGGTTGCGATGCGACGGATGCCGATAATGTGGAGAAACTGCTTTGGGTGATGCGGGGCGTCCCGATGGCTCAGCGTGCCGCGCGTTTTCGTTGCGCCCTTTGTCTGATCGATGAGGTCGGTGAGTTGCGGGTGTTTGAGGGGCATTGCGAAGGGCACATTTTGGAGGCTCCCCGGGGGGATGCCGGCTTCGGCTATGATCCGGTTTTTCAGCCGCTGGGCTATTCGGAGTCCTTCGGTGAGCTTGGAGAGGAAGTGAAGTCGCGCTTGAGTCACCGGGCCAAGGCAATTGAGGCCCTCCAGAGCTGGCTGCCGGTTTAG
- a CDS encoding DUF983 domain-containing protein: MNVARSQIAKRSLTGRCPNCGGFSLFRNWFRLHAKCRHCGMPLEGEESGFYLGTTSIGYVLAFLFVIVPVCILVVTDKIGLWTGVTLGIVGSILLCLLLYPLLLCWVVMVYYLTQANELSANQDHDSDDQ; this comes from the coding sequence ATGAATGTCGCCCGCAGCCAGATCGCTAAACGCAGCCTGACCGGGCGTTGTCCGAATTGCGGGGGATTCAGCCTCTTCCGTAACTGGTTTCGCCTACACGCCAAATGCCGGCACTGCGGGATGCCTCTCGAAGGCGAGGAATCCGGCTTCTATCTGGGCACCACCTCCATCGGCTATGTCCTGGCCTTCCTCTTTGTCATCGTTCCGGTCTGTATACTAGTCGTGACGGACAAGATCGGACTCTGGACCGGCGTCACCCTGGGGATCGTCGGCTCCATCCTACTCTGCCTCCTGCTCTATCCCCTGCTCCTCTGCTGGGTCGTCATGGTCTACTACCTCACTCAAGCCAATGAACTGAGCGCCAATCAAGACCATGACAGCGACGATCAGTAA
- the secG gene encoding preprotein translocase subunit SecG, translating into MGPLLISLLTLVLILISAFVVLIILMQRTSQSGGMGAALGGGAAESAFGSETTNILTKGTIYGIISFFVISLCLFLLYQSEAKDQLEAKDPTLLVPGEAEEAGAETSTSVIDLESLAEGTSAAVSESVEVPAEESTAPTTEAPAETPAAATN; encoded by the coding sequence ATGGGTCCGCTTCTTATCAGTCTTCTCACTTTAGTCCTCATCCTTATCTCCGCTTTCGTGGTGCTGATCATCCTGATGCAGCGCACCAGCCAGAGCGGAGGCATGGGGGCCGCGCTTGGTGGCGGTGCCGCCGAGTCGGCTTTTGGCTCGGAAACCACCAATATCCTGACCAAGGGCACGATCTACGGTATCATCTCCTTTTTCGTTATCTCACTTTGCCTGTTCCTCTTGTACCAGTCGGAAGCCAAGGATCAGCTCGAAGCCAAGGATCCGACCCTGCTGGTTCCGGGCGAAGCCGAAGAGGCGGGTGCGGAAACCAGCACCTCGGTCATCGATCTGGAAAGCCTTGCGGAGGGAACCAGTGCCGCCGTTTCGGAGTCTGTTGAAGTGCCTGCGGAAGAAAGTACGGCTCCCACGACGGAAGCTCCGGCTGAAACACCTGCGGCTGCCACGAATTAA
- a CDS encoding CopG family transcriptional regulator: protein MTSPTASPLTFDLEQVLLDKLKKLQSKTGARSVSELIRYAVGVFDASTLESGSPSHRQISVRLAPEMRQQLVRLSQQKKISVGEVLRAVVDALPETLPDFNPETNMPKKKTNNKKAAKKAPAKKKAVKKVAKKAPAKKKAVKKVAKKVAKKAPAKKKVAKKAAKKVAKKAPAKKAAKKKVAKKAPAKKAAKKVVKKAAKKKAAKKVAKKAVKKAVKKVAVKKAAKKKVAKKAPAKKKVAKKAPAKKKAVKKAAKKVAKKAPAKKVAKKPAKKVAKKKVAKKKK, encoded by the coding sequence ATGACCAGCCCTACTGCGAGTCCCCTAACATTCGATCTGGAGCAAGTGCTGCTAGATAAGCTGAAGAAGCTTCAGTCCAAGACCGGGGCACGTTCCGTAAGTGAACTGATCCGGTATGCAGTCGGCGTTTTTGATGCGTCTACTTTGGAGAGTGGTTCACCCTCACACCGTCAGATTTCTGTCCGCTTGGCACCCGAGATGCGCCAGCAACTTGTGCGTTTGAGTCAGCAGAAAAAGATAAGCGTGGGTGAAGTGTTGCGTGCGGTGGTTGATGCCCTGCCCGAAACCTTGCCAGATTTTAACCCCGAGACTAACATGCCTAAGAAGAAGACAAACAACAAAAAGGCCGCTAAGAAAGCACCCGCCAAGAAAAAGGCAGTGAAGAAGGTGGCCAAGAAAGCACCAGCCAAGAAAAAGGCTGTGAAGAAGGTCGCCAAGAAGGTTGCTAAGAAGGCGCCGGCCAAGAAGAAGGTCGCGAAGAAGGCAGCCAAGAAAGTGGCGAAGAAGGCACCAGCCAAGAAAGCAGCCAAGAAGAAGGTGGCGAAGAAGGCACCGGCTAAAAAGGCAGCCAAAAAGGTGGTGAAGAAAGCAGCCAAGAAAAAGGCAGCCAAAAAGGTGGCCAAGAAGGCGGTTAAGAAGGCGGTCAAAAAGGTCGCGGTGAAGAAGGCAGCCAAGAAAAAGGTGGCCAAAAAGGCACCGGCTAAGAAGAAGGTAGCCAAGAAAGCACCCGCCAAGAAAAAGGCCGTGAAGAAAGCAGCCAAGAAGGTTGCCAAGAAAGCACCCGCCAAGAAGGTGGCAAAGAAGCCCGCTAAGAAAGTGGCCAAGAAAAAGGTCGCCAAGAAAAAGAAGTAA
- a CDS encoding pyridoxal phosphate-dependent aminotransferase has protein sequence MANLLKLSSWASNIAPSPTLAVDAKAKELKAAGEDVCGFGAGEPDFDTPEFIKEACAEALMAGKTKYAPAPGLPELRAAIAEKYRRDNAVEGVEAAQVVVSPGGKYSCYLAILAVVSPGDEVIIPAPYWVSYPEMVKLAGGLPKTVFAGQDAGFKITPEQLRAAITPKTRMLILNSPSNPTGAIYEKAELEALVAVALEAGIYIMSDEIYEYLLYDGVTHASPASFSKEAAASVITVAGFSKTFSMTGWRLGTLMAPAPVAKAVSSLQSQTSSNATTFAQYGALAAMQQWDKSMAAVNQMIEVFDRRRLRLLAGLKAIDGIECARAQGAFYLFPNIEALGLSANEFAAKILEEEKVAVVPGEGFGAPGYMRLSYATSDEVIDKGLERLARFCAKLSAS, from the coding sequence ATGGCTAACCTACTCAAACTATCCAGCTGGGCCAGCAACATCGCGCCGTCGCCGACGCTGGCTGTCGATGCAAAGGCTAAAGAACTCAAGGCCGCGGGCGAGGACGTCTGCGGCTTTGGCGCGGGCGAACCGGATTTTGACACCCCGGAATTTATCAAGGAAGCCTGCGCCGAAGCTCTGATGGCAGGCAAAACGAAGTACGCGCCCGCCCCCGGACTCCCGGAGCTGCGCGCTGCGATTGCGGAGAAATACCGCCGCGACAATGCTGTCGAGGGGGTGGAGGCCGCCCAGGTCGTGGTCAGTCCCGGTGGCAAGTATTCCTGCTACCTTGCGATCCTGGCGGTGGTCAGTCCCGGCGACGAAGTCATTATTCCTGCGCCCTACTGGGTGAGCTATCCCGAGATGGTGAAGTTGGCGGGCGGCCTGCCCAAGACGGTTTTTGCCGGTCAGGACGCCGGTTTTAAGATTACTCCGGAGCAGCTGCGCGCGGCGATTACGCCGAAGACCCGCATGCTGATTCTGAACAGCCCTTCGAACCCGACCGGCGCCATCTATGAGAAGGCCGAACTGGAAGCGTTGGTCGCAGTCGCCCTGGAGGCCGGGATCTATATCATGTCGGATGAGATCTATGAATATTTGCTCTACGACGGTGTGACGCATGCCAGCCCGGCCTCTTTCTCCAAGGAAGCGGCGGCTTCGGTGATCACCGTGGCGGGTTTCAGCAAGACCTTTTCCATGACCGGCTGGCGCTTGGGTACGCTGATGGCACCCGCCCCGGTGGCCAAAGCGGTGTCGAGCCTGCAAAGCCAGACGAGTTCGAATGCCACGACTTTTGCACAATACGGCGCGCTGGCTGCTATGCAGCAGTGGGACAAATCCATGGCTGCCGTGAATCAAATGATCGAAGTCTTCGACCGTCGCCGTCTGCGTTTGCTGGCCGGGCTCAAGGCGATCGACGGCATCGAGTGCGCGCGTGCACAAGGTGCGTTCTACCTCTTCCCGAATATTGAAGCGCTGGGTCTGAGTGCCAATGAGTTCGCCGCCAAGATCCTCGAAGAAGAGAAGGTCGCCGTGGTGCCGGGGGAAGGTTTCGGGGCGCCCGGCTACATGCGCCTGAGTTACGCGACTTCCGACGAAGTCATCGATAAGGGCTTGGAGCGTCTCGCTCGCTTTTGTGCCAAGCTCTCCGCATCCTGA